AACTTAAGACTGAAGTAACGGATGTGTTTTTTCCATTTAAGTAAATTTTATTCTGATTGATGCCTTGTTCGGTGGGGATGGTCATAGATTCGTAAACACCCCATATTTGTTTTTATATGACATCATGAGTCTTCTTTTTTTTCCTTGTCTCACCATTTGTAACAAGGTGACTTGGTCTTTTTACTGAAAACGATATGCACGTCCAGTCCGAATCAGAGGGTATGCAGGTCCTTAAATATAAAATTCATAGCTTGGGCAATACAGGGGAGGCCAAGTCAAGCCAAGCCATCATGATGGGATGGTGGGGTTATAACTTATAACTAATTAGTTGGGACAGTGGAGGCATGGAGTTGTATTCAATGCAAAAACTGCCATACTTGTGAGTAGAGAACAAGGACTCCTGACTTTTAAGTTTGCTGACTGTATactttgttttcttcttcttcttcttctaattttgccaaaaaaacacacacacacacaataaAAGTTATTTACCTCTTCACAAGACATGGCTCAAAATTACATTTTGTGTTCTTTCATGTCATTTCATAATAGAATGCATCACTTATATTCAAGATACATTTGGAATAAACACTGGGGGGGAGATCATTTCTATGGTTTTTTTTCAGAAAAATTGTTAGCTCTGGTCATCAATACTCTTCGTGGCTTTCTCTTCAGACCCTTCTGTGTCACCTTCCTTTCCAAATCCAAGTTCAGACATGTCCTGTTTTGCCATCAAATTCCTGCAAGATGTAAATGAAAAGATCATGACATGTAATTGTAATAATAACTCCTACACAATAACTGAACTCGGGAAAAAAATGAAGGTTTGAGTTCCACATCAAAACAGCTATTACTTGAATGAGAAATAACCCATGAAATGAGTGTTAAGCTTCTGATGTAGATCTTTTGTGTCAACAAAAGTGACAAGATAGTGCTTAGAAACTTTGCTAATAATGAAATTATCCACTTATCGGGGGACTAATTAATACTAATGCTCAAAATGAAAGGAGATAGGATCTACAACTAGCTATTGAAAAATATTAACATAGCACACTAAAAGCAACAAACTCACTTCTCCATACGACATTGTAGGTACTTTTTTGAGAAGCTTCTGCATTTATCAGATTGATGGCCATAAGATTTAAGGCAGCTGAGATATTCTTTCTTttcctgaaaaaaaaaaagagaaggaaaggtGCAATTAGAATAATGTTGAGCGATAGCAAAAATTAAGGCAAATAAGTATGCAAGGGACACAGAAGTACTATTTTGAAGAACTTGTGTTAGCATTTCATACTCGAGAGCGAAATAGTGAAATAATTTCTATTACGAAACTTGATTTAAGATTACCAAGTCACACAAATGCATATGATCCAAAGGGAAGACTCCT
This genomic interval from Humulus lupulus chromosome 8, drHumLupu1.1, whole genome shotgun sequence contains the following:
- the LOC133794346 gene encoding uncharacterized protein LOC133794346, whose translation is MSAGGAFGGNRGLRPVPPEKGVFPLDHMHLCDLEKKEYLSCLKSYGHQSDKCRSFSKKYLQCRMEKNLMAKQDMSELGFGKEGDTEGSEEKATKSIDDQS